A part of Rattus rattus isolate New Zealand chromosome 6, Rrattus_CSIRO_v1, whole genome shotgun sequence genomic DNA contains:
- the LOC116904226 gene encoding histone-lysine N-methyltransferase 2C-like → MGESYTHSSRAFSQPGTISRSASQDPYSQPPGTPRPVIESYSQTSGTARSNQDPYSQPPGTPRPNTIDPYSQQPPTPRPSPQTDMFVTSVASQRHTDPYTHHLGPPRSGISVPYSQPPAAPRPRTSEGFTRSSSARPALMPNQDPFLQAAQNRVPGLPGPLIRPPDTCSQTPRPAGPGLTDTFSHASPSGVRDPYDQPPMTPRPHSESFGASQVVHDLVDRPVPGSEGNFSTSSNLPVSSQGQQFSSVSQLPGPVPTSGGTDTQSTVNMSQADTEKLRQRQKLREIILQQQQQKRIASRQEKGPQDTAAVPHPLPLPHWQPESINQAFTRPPPPYPGNTRSPVIPPLGPRYAVFPKDQRGPYPPEVAGVGMRPHGFRVGFPGASHGPMPSQDRFHVPQQIQGSGIPPNIRRPMSMEMPRPSNNPPINNPVGLPQHFPPQGLPVQQHNILGQAFIELRHRAPDGRSRLPFAASPGSAMESPSHPRHGNFLPRPDFPGPRHTDPIRQPPQCLPNQLPVHANLEQVPPSQPEQGHPAHQSSIVMRPLTHPLSGEFSEAPLSTSTPTETPPDNLEIAGQSSDGLEEKLDSDDPSVKELDVKDLEGVEVKDLDDEDLENLNLDTEDGKGDDLDTLDNLETNDPNLDDLLRSDEFDIIAYTDPELDLGDKKSMFNEELDLNVPIDDKLDNQCVSVEPKIRDQGDKTMVLEDKDLPQKKSSGISEIKTEALSPHSKEEPESDIKNCDDSRGDAETVCSQASAQTSHSDRGKPSLLTADQEMLEKRNNRENAAPGVCAIQESTPLPTQDVMNSCDITGSTPVLSSLLSNEKCDSSDIRPSVSSPPTLPISPSTHGSSLPPTLIPPGPLLDNTMNSNVTVVPRVNHAFSQGVPVNPGFLQGQSSVNHLGTGKPTNQTVPLTNQSSTSGMPGPQQLMMPQTLAQQSRERPLLLEEQPLLLQDLLDQERQEQQQQRQMQAMIRQRSEPFFPNIGRKFLLSQNNLLGHLSTCSMLVNTHC, encoded by the exons ATGGGTGAATCTTATACTCACTCTTCAAGGGCTTTTTCTCAGCCTGGAACCATATCAAGGTCAGCATCTCAGGACCCATATTCACAACCCCCAGGAACTCCACGTCCTGTTATAGAATCTTACTCCCAAACCTCAGGAACAGCTCGATCCAATCAAGATCCTTATTCCCAACCTCCTGGTACTCCCCGGCCTAACACTATTGACCCATATAGTCAGCAGCCACCTACCCCTAGGCCTTCTCCACAGACAGATATGTTTGTTACGTCTGTGGCAAGTCAGAGACACACTGATCCATATACTCATCATCTTGGGCCGCCGAGATCTGGAATTTCTGTTCCCTATTCTCAGCCACCAGCAGCACCAAGGCCAAGGACTTCAGAGGGTTTTACTCGGTCCTCTAGTGCAAGACCAGCCCTCATGCCAAACCAGGATCCTTTTTTGCAAGCAGCACAAAACCGAGTACCAGGTTTACCTGGCCCTTTAATAAGGCCACCTGATACATGTTCCCAGACTCCCAGACCAGCTGGGCCTGGCCTTACAGACACATTCAGTCATGCTTCCCCATCTGGTGTTCGTGATCCGTACGATCAGCCTCCAATGACTCCCAGGCCACATTCTGAGTCTTTCGGGGCTAGTCAAGTTGTCCACGATCTTGTTGACCGTCCAGTTCCTGGATCAGAGGGAAACTTTAGCACATCTTCAAACCTTCCTGTAAGCTCCCAAGGACAGCAATTTTCCAGTGTCTCCCAGCTTCCTGGACCCGTGCCAACCTCAGGAGGAACTGACACACAGAGCACCGTGAACATGTCTCAAGCTGACACCGAGAAATTGAGACAG cgGCAGAAGCTGCGTGAAATCATtctccagcaacagcagcagaagaGGATTGCTAGTCGCCAGGAGAAGGGGCCTCAGGACACAGCCGCAGTACCTCACCCTCTGCCCCTTCCACACTGGCAGCCAGAGAGCATCAACCAGGCTTTCACCCGACCTCCACCTCCCTATCCTGGGAACACTCGATCACCTGTTATCCCCCCACTAGGACCTAGATATGCAGTTTTCCCCAAAGATCAGCGTGGACCCTATCCTCCTGAGGTTGCTGGTGTGGGGATGAGACCGCATGGATTTAG AGTTGGATTTCCAGGAGCTAGCCATGGTCCCATGCCAAGCCAAGATCGTTTCCATGTGCCTCAGCAAATACAAGGATCTGGAATTCCTCCAAACATAAGAAGACCAATGTCTATGGAAATGCCTAGACCTTCAAATAACCCACCAATAAATAATCCAGTTGGGCTTCCTCAGCATTTCCCACCACAGGGTCTGCCAGTTCAGCAGCATAATATACTAGGCCAAGCTTTTATTGAGCTGAGGCACAGAGCTCCAGATGGAAGGTCACGGTTGCCATTTGCTGCTTCTCCTGGCAGTGCTATGGAGTCACCTTCTCATCCCAGACATGGAAATTTCCTTCCCAGACCTGACTTTCCTGGACCTAGACACACAGACCCCATAAGACAACCTCCCCAGTGTCTACCTAATCAGCTACCTGTGCATGCAAATTTAGAGCAGGTCCCACCTTCTCAGCCAGAGCAAGGTCATCCTGCCCACCAATCTTCTATTGTCATGAGGCCCCTAACTCATCCTTTAAGTGGTGAATTTTCTGAGGCTCCTTTGTCAACATCTACCCCAACTGAAACACCCCCAGATAACTTAGAGATAGCTGGTCAGTCTTCTGATGGTCTGGAGGAAAAACTAGACTCTGATGATCCTTCTGTGAAAGAACTGGATGTCAAAGATCTTGAGGGAGTCGAAGTCAAAGATTTGGATGATGAAGatctagaaaatttaaatttagacaCAGAGGATGGCAAGGGTGATGACCTGGACACTTTAGATAATTTGGAAACCAATGACCCTAACCTGGATGACCTCTTAAGGTCAGATGAATTTGATATCATAGCGTACACAGATCCAGAACTTGACTTAGGGGATAAAAAAAGCATGTTCAATGAGGAATTAGACCTTAATGTTCCAATTGATGATAAGCTAGATAATCAGTGTGTATCTGTTGAACCCAAAATAAGGGATCAAGGAGACAAAACTATGGTTCTTGAAGATAAGGACTTGCCACAGAAAAAATCCAGTGGTATCAGTGAGATAAAGACAGAAGCCCTGTCTCCCCACTCTAAAGAAGAACCAGAGAGTGACATTAAAAACTGCGATGACAGCAGAGGAGATGCCGAGACAGTGTGCTCACAGGCTTCTGCTCAGACCAGTCACAGTGACCGAGGAAAGCCTTCTCTGCTGACTGCTGATCAAGAGATGCTTGAGAAAAGAAATAACCGGGAGAATGCAGCTCCTGGTGTCTGTGCCATTCAAGAGTCCACTCCTCTGCCTACTCAAGACGTGATGAACTCTTGTGACATAACAGGATCGACTCCAGTTCTCTCGAGTTTACTCTCGAATGAAAAGTGTGATAGCTCTGACATTAGGCCTTCAGTGTCTTCCCCACCAACTCTGCCCATCTCACCATCTACTCATGGGTCAAGTTTGCCTCCTACTTTAATACCACCTGGCCCTCTCTTAGATAATACCATGAATTCTAATGTAACAGTGGTCCCTAGGGTAAACCATGCATTTTCTCAGGGTGTGCCAGTAAATCCAGGATTCCTTCAGGGTCAGTCATCAGTGAACCATTTAGGGACAGGGAAACCTACGAATCAAACTGTGCCTCTCACAAATCAGTCCAGCACCAGTGGCATGCCTGGACCACAGCAGCTAATGATGCCTCAAACATTAGcccagcagagcagagagaggcccCTCCTTCTAGAGGAACAGCCTCTGCTTCTACAAGATCTTTTGGATCAAgagaggcaggagcagcagcagcaaagacaAATGCAAGCTATGATTCGTCAGCGGTCAGAACCATTCTTCCCTAACATTGGTAGGAAATTccttctgtctcaaaataacttACTGGGGCATTTGAGTACATGCAGCATGCTTGTAAATACTCATTGTTGA